One window of Triticum dicoccoides isolate Atlit2015 ecotype Zavitan chromosome 5A, WEW_v2.0, whole genome shotgun sequence genomic DNA carries:
- the LOC119300154 gene encoding uncharacterized protein LOC119300154 produces MHDSPRPNTAAQRQIRRDRSLHIRPSLAEPIRPSQASEEEAQFKNRPIRPANQRPTKSDQNAAQRLIRAVHPLGFPPFPAPHPYKVRVQSPRRQQSTEIGIVHTLPPPPPPPRKGERGRLRRRDEGQVEEEEDEEAQEEAPKDEAAIQVGALEQVKHHPTSRLPGIEGGRHGLVIPGVFAAMAVEAVLPVFCPI; encoded by the exons ATGCACGACTCCCCGCGACCGAACACGGCCGCACAGCGCCAGATCCGCCGCGACCGCTCGCTGCACATCCGGCCGTCCCTGG CAGAACCGATCAGGCCGAGTCAAGCAAGCGAGGAGGAGGCCCAGTTTAAGAACAG GCCCATTAGGCCTGCGAACCAGAGACCGACCAAATCGGATCAGAACGCCGCTCAGCGGCTGATCCGAGCCGTCCACCCGCTAGGGTTTCCCCCCTTCCCAGCACCCCACCCCTATAAAGTACGAGTCCAGAGCCCCCGCCGCCAACAATCTACGGAGATCGGGATCGTCCACacccttccgccgccgccgccgccgccgcgaaaaGGAGAGCGAGGCCGACTCCGCCGCCGCGATGAGGGCCAAG tggaagaagaagaggatgaggaggctcAAGAGGAAGCGCCGAAAGATGAGGCAGCGATCCAAGTAGGCGCCTTGGAGCAGGTGAAGCATCATCCTACATCCAGGCTGCCAGGCATCGAGGGAGGACGGCATGGTCTAGTGATTCCTGGCGTGTTTGCTGCTATGGCTGTGGAAGCTGTTTTACCTGTGTTCTGTCCAATTTAG
- the LOC119303394 gene encoding 60S ribosomal protein L36a, producing the protein MVNVPKTKKTYCKNKECKKHTLHKVTQYKKGKDSLSAQGKRRYDRKQSGYGGQTKPVFHKKAKTTKKIVLKLQCQSCKHYSQRAIKRCKHFEIGGDKKGKGTSLF; encoded by the exons atg GTGAACGTTCCGAAGACCAAGAAAACCTACTGCAAAAACAAGGAGTGCAAGAAGCACACCCTTCACAAGGTCACTCAATACAAGAAGGGTAAGGACAGCCTGTCTGCCCAGGGAAAGCGTCGTTATGACAGGAAGCAGTCGGGATATGGTGGTCAGACCAAGCCCGTTTTCCACAAGAAG GCAAAAACCACCAAGAAGATTGTGCTGAAGCTGCAGTGCCAGAGCTGCAAGCACTACTCCCAGCGCGCCATCAAG AGGTGCAAGCATTTTGAGATCGGTGGagacaagaagggcaagggaacatccCTCTTCTAG
- the LOC119303392 gene encoding uncharacterized protein LOC119303392, giving the protein MTCGDLPSSPAPEVAAPLEDENLLPEILVRLAPLPSALPRASLVCKSWRRLVTDRRFVRRFRAHHLRSPPPLIGFFEEVSRKPDAPNPAPDAPEVLSFTPILDHPDRVPVERFSLRLHDGSGRSNIGCRDGLVLLIDPAGFDIEVLVWDPVTGDQHRFLIPWVIDDGQGTEILNGAVLRTAGILDDRPFRFQAVLTGVDRQNKRLFACVYSSETGKWGDPIWVSADFTSGVTTMIEMRVSSTLVGNSLYWSLCSIAWEVAAILQFDLDTQHLAVIHLPCLGKCSRNGSRTFRAMPVDGGELGVLELLDANLHLWKRKIDRDGVVSWVLGKTIRLEELLYIDKRKMGPMMLGYCEDNNVVFIWTYHGIFMVQLESLEVYKPPIQTFYCLVHPFTSVYTADMALVVNLMKPNF; this is encoded by the exons ATGACCTGCGGCGACCTCCCcagctcgccggcgccggaggtggCGGCCCCGCTGGAGGACGAGAACCTCCTCCCGGAGATCCTCGTCCGGCTAGCCCCGCTGCCGTCCGCCCTCCCTCGCGCCTCTCTCGTCTGCAAAAGCTGGCGCCGCCTCGTCACCGACCGCCGCTTCGTCCGCCGCTTCCGCGCGCACCACCTCCGCAGCCCACCTCCCCTGATCGGCTTCTTCGAGGAGGTGAGCCGCAAACCCGACGCCCCGAACCCCGCCCCGGACGCCCCCGAAGTCCTCTCCTTCACCCCTATCCTGGATCACCCCGACCGCGTCCCGGTCGAGCGCTTCTCCCTGCGCCTCCACGACGGCAGCGGCCGCTCCAACATCGGCTGCCGCGACGGCCTCGTGCTCCTCATCGACCCGGCGGGCTTCGACATCGAGGTCCTCGTGTGGGACCCCGTCACGGGCGACCAGCACCGCTTCCTCATCCCCTGGGTGATCGACGACGGCCAGGGCACCGAGATCTTAAACGGGGCGGTCCTTCGCACCGCCGGAATCCTCGACGATCGCCCCTTCCGGTTCCAGGCGGTCTTGACCGGCGTCGACAGGCAGAACAAGCGGCTGTTCGCCTGCGTTTACTCGTCCGAGACCGGCAAATGGGGCGATCCAATCTGGGTATCCGCGGATTTTACGAGCGGCGTAACCACCATGATTGAGATGCGTGTTTCCAGTACCCTGGTCGGGAATTCCCTCTACTGGTCCCTTTGCTCAATTGCTTGGGAGGTAGCTGCCATCCTTCAATTTGATTTGGATACACAACACCTGGCTGTCATACACTTACCCTGCTTGGGTAAGTGTAGTAGGAATGGCAGCCGGACCTTCCGGGCTATGCCCGTGGACGGTGGTGAGCTTGGCGTCCTTGAGCTGTTAGACGCCAACCTCCATTTGTGGAAAAGGAAGATCGACCGTGATGGTGTTGTTTCATGGGTGCTGGGGAAGACTATTAGATTGGAGGAACTTCTTTATATAGATAAAAGGAAAATGGGCCCAATGATGCTCGGGTATTGCGAGGACAATAATGTGGTGTTTATATGGACGTATCACGGCATTTTCATGGTCCAGCTTGAGTCACTGGAAGTGTACAAGCCTCCCATACAGACATTTTACTGTTTGGTTCATCCATTCACAAGTGTCTACACTGCAG ACATGGCATTGGTGGTGAACCTGATGAAGCCAAATTTCTGA
- the LOC119303395 gene encoding serpin-Z2B, whose product MATTLATDVRLSIAHQTRFAFRLASAISSNPESTINNAAFSPVSLHVALSLITAGAGGATRNQLATTLGEGEVEGLHALAEQVVQFVLADASSVGGPRVAFANGVFVDASLQLKPSFQELAVCKYKAEAQSVDFQTKAAEVTAQVNSWVEKVTTGLIKDILPAGSIDNNTRLVLGNALYFKGAWTDQFDPRGTEIDYFYLLDGSSIQTPFMYSSEKQYISSSDGLKVLKLPYKQGGDKRQFSMYILLPEARSGIWSLAEKLSAEPEFLEQHIPRQKVALRQFKLPKFKISFGIEASDLLKGLGLQLPFGAEADLSEMVDSPMAQNLYISSIFHKAFVEVNETGTEAAATTIAKAVLRQARPPSVLDFIADHPFLFLIREDTSGVVLFIGHVVNPLLSS is encoded by the exons ATGGCAACCACCCTCGCCACTGACGTTCGCCTCTCCATTGCGCACCAAACCCGCTTTGCCTTCCGCCTCGCCTCCGCTATCTCATCCAACCCCGAGTCTACTATCAACAATGCCGCATTCTCTCCGGTCTCCCTCCATGTCGCGCTTAGCCTCATCACCGCTGGCGCGGGGGGCGCCACCCGCAACCAACTCGCCACGACACTGGGAGAAGGCGAGGTTGAGGGACTCCACGCGCTTGCTGAGCAGGTGGTGCAGTTCGTGCTCGCCGACGCGTCCAGTGTCGGTGGTCCGCGCGTCGCCTTCGCCAACGGCGTTTTCGTGGACGCGTCGCTGCAGCTCAAGCCATCCTTCCAGGAGCTCGCAGTGTGCAAGTACAAGGCCGAGGCCCAGTCCGTGGACTTCCAAACTAAG GCCGCAGAAGTTACTGCTCAAGTGAACTCATGGGTAGAGAAAGTCACAACCGGTCTCATCAAAGATATTCTCCCCGCAGGATCTATTGACAATAACACTAGACTTGTTCTTGGCAATGCCCTTTATTTCAAAGGAGCTTGGACAGATCAATTTGATCCACGTGGAACAGAAATCGACTACTTCTACCTTCTTGATGGGAGCTCAATTCAAACACCATTCATGTACAGCTCAGAAAAACAATACATTTCTTCTTCTGATGGCTTGAAGGTACTGAAGCTTCCTTACAAGCAAGGTGGGGACAAGAGGCAGTTCTCCATGTACATCCTTCTTCCAGAAGCACGAAGTGGTATCTGGAGCTTGGCAGAAAAGTTGAGTGCCGAACCAGAGTTCCTGGAGCAGCATATCCCAAGGCAGAAGGTTGCACTCAGGCAATTCAAGCTCCCCAAGTTCAAGATATCATTTGGAATTGAGGCATCTGATTTGCTCAAAGGTTTGGGTCTGCAACTGCCATtcggtgctgaagcagatctttcaGAAATGGTGGATTCCCCAATGGCACAGAACCTCTACATCTCATCCATTTTCCACAAAGCATTTGTCGAAGTGAACGAAACAGGAACCGAGGCTGCAGCAACAACTATTGCTAAAGCAGTCCTGCGACAAGCACGACCGCCCTCGGTCTTGGATTTCATCGcggatcatcctttcctcttccttATCCGGGAAGACACTTCCGGTGTGGTTCTATTCATCGGTCATGTGGTCAATCCCCTCCTATCATCATAA